atataaaaaattatttcaaactgatacattttatatattcaatGTTGTACTTACTGGTAAattgtaaacttaaaaaaactgTGTTTCTTGAAAGTCTATTGGTTAAAATttgtgaaaataattaattacaaaatgatGCATCAatgatcaaaattttaatatgtgcgaaaaaattaaaatgaatggAATATTCTACTATATATTAAACGTGAAGTCATTTAAGTTAATTTTGCTTAAGTGTCACTAATATTGGagttttaaaaaagttattttaatttgattggttgaaaagattttatttattatttattttaatcatatttaattaatcatatttaaatgTAGGAAACCTAGTTTTTCCAAAATCCATTTTTCACCCAACCAAGATTTTATAAAGAATGAATTCCCTAAAATGTAAGGAAACTAGTTTTTTCAAATAACTGTTTCTTtaacataaaaaccaaaaacaagttTTCATGGGTTTTTGACTACTTTGGTTGGCTTTtgagttttttattttcttattattttatatatttacccattaatataggaaaaaaataaaaatgctaattaaaataaaaataaagttttgtaAGTTTATTCTATGTACAGATTTGAATCttacaaaactttgttttttgtAGTCACTAGGGTAGGCCTGGGCTACGCCCGagattttctataatatttatttttaattctattttctatttgcttcagtattatatatatgcatatttatatcttctctattaaaagagaagtaccatttttatctaccataaaaaaGTCATACTAACTTTATTAggtctattttattaattacatttatttaattatttacattaatctattaaatatataaatatgttaataataaataaattttaactgtaaatttaaattttatctttagttataacaaaatattgttgaaaaaatctaacaaaatctttctaaaaatttaaaatattttatttaaattaataccattaattaatttcgtaataaataatatatactattatacattaatttaaataaattttattataaaaaaataaaataaaattgtatgctatttttcaaattttataattatattctatatcttttttattaaaagaaataccatAAAAAATTCATACTAGGTCTATTTCATCAATTACatctatttgtttatttaagttaatatatttaatatataacatttctaaaaaatcttataaattatatagatattaataaataaattttaactgtaaatttaaattttatttttacttataacaaaatatgttggaaaaaatctaacaaaatcttaataaaattttaaaatatttttaaattaatgcagcgattgatttcataattaataatatagtattattataatctatttagttacaaaatcccacaatatattaaaataaataacatagaaatataaattatgctaagaaaatatcagttctatagtaactaaataaaattttaaaatgtgttGTATTCAGtctgtaaaaattagaaaaaaatgaaggagattctcaatttgtttatttcatactatgaatttattttaccaaactcgaaaatatattaatatataataacaattaataataaagtaaaatgtataaaacaaatcattatacattaataataatgaataagaaacataactaataacattatagattacataatatataacactagaatgtaaattatatctttgaaagttttgcgatggtatctgttatatatttataaaacgaAAATCTACCCGCACGAATGTGCGGGTGAAAAATctagttaatattattaaaacataaatcattagaaaataaatttaataataaaaatttaactattaaaataatacgTAAATATTACTGTTAATCaatttttgtattatttagaaaaattaattttcatcaTTTTACTATTTCATGTCTATAAACTATAAGACCTTATGACCAATATAATACTTTGtgataagaatatttttaaaaaaacttgtcaataaaaaaaaactaattattaaaactaGTTTTATGTAAAGTTAAgtcaagtttttaaaataatagacaacttctaaaattaaataaattactgattaaaacttttaaaaaatgataaatatacagaaaaatcaaaattaaaaaaaaaactcagaaacAAAAAACCAGAATCTAAAATCACCATTcatgtttttgaaaaaactaaaaactactacaaaatcaaaaaccaaaaactaaaaactaaaaactaaaatccaaaaactaaaaactaaaagccaaaaatcaaaaacctaaatctaaaatctaactaAACAATCATCCACTACTACAAGTAACTAAACAACCAaagtaatattacaaataatgatttatggtaaTTAATTGATTACGactatatttctttttctaaacaACCAACcacacaaaacaaacacattttCACCTACTATCTACTTTTACTCGTAATTTCGACGTTAGTTGGATGCAAAATTTGAGGTTGTAATACAATTGTAATTTAACAATTACGAGGAAACTTACCATTCTTCATTTTCGTTAAGATGTCGTGCCATTACATCGATTTACGTCGAAATATATTTGTTGGCGAATTACGACTCGATTACGATGAATATACATTTCGTCCTAACCTCGTAGTACGTTATGTTACGACGACATATATTCGTCGTAAAATGTCAATGTTTTGCTTATGCGCATGTGTTCTTGTACTAGAGGAAGAGAGAAGCAAACAAGGAGAAACAAGGACCAATGATGATGGCGATGATCGTAATCTCAAGAGGAATGGTGATGTAAGTAGCTGACAAGTGACAATTGAACATCAATGTTTTACTGTGATATTGCAATGCTTAAAAAAATGTCTCTAGATTACTGGATTAGTATTTGATGCTGCTGTTCTCGTTGATGTGTACGTGTACACGTTTATGGTATGGTTTAGGAACTGTGATCATCACTATGCTGTTGCTGTTGTTATGTTATTTTTTCTGAAACATGagcaaattaaaaataaactaagaaacttattttttttagaaaccaGAAAACACACCATACAGAATATTCACCACATCTAAGCACACAAGAGAAATCTTGagcaaaaaaatatagataaagtCAACAATATGACATATAACAGAAGTTCAAAGTTAATATAAGGAAGAGACTGGTGTCATTGTTCCTTGCGTAATACGTTGTGTAACGATTATGTAACATTTCGGATTATGGTATATGGAAATGCTtaaaagaattgatttggctatctATGTCCTACTTAAATTTTTGGCCACACATCTGATTAAAAATTTAACCGATCGGGAAGTGATTCTTGATATCTTGCGAGTGTGGCCAAAGTACGGAGAATGGTCATGTGATGATTGCAGCATCAGTAAACAAAACTTTCGAGCCTCCGAAAATTTAGTGCAGCACCCATTGCATGCGACAGGGACCACGGGCCGAGTGAGCGGGCATGGGAGACCCATTATCCCTGGGCGGTGGGGTGTTACAAGTGATATCAGAGCCAAACTCAAACGAATGTGGAGTTAGTGAGAGCTCACACAAACATGGGTAACGATCTTGGGGTGCAACGTAGACGTTTGTGTTCTTCAAGAGGGTGTGAATTATAACATTCTAGTTTGTGGTGTATGGAAAggtttaaaaaattgatttgacTATCTATGTCTTTAAAGTGAACTTACCTTTTCGGTCACACATCTatttagaactccagagttaagcgtgtttGAACTGAAGTACTGGAGGGATGGTTGACCTATTGGGAAGTGATTCACGATATCATGTGAGTGAGGCTAAAGCACAGGAAAATATCATTTCGTGATTGCAAGGGTAGTAAACAAGACTTTCAAACTTCTGAAAATCAATGCAGCGCCTGTCGCACGGGATAGGGCCAATGGGCCAAGTGAGTGGGCATGGACAGTCGGGACGTTACATATTAATCCTTATGAAGTCTAGCAAATCCTATATCAAAGCATACTGAGATCCTGTAAACACTGGCAATTTGTTTCCGACTCTACTTCTCATCGAACTATGGTAATCCCCAAACAGGGACTCTCCAATCATGTAAAGGATCTTGGATCTGGAGGAAGCTTCTCAAGTTGAGAGAGTTGGCTTATCAATTCATCCGGTTTGAGATTAACGATGGTCACACTGCATTTTTTTGGCATGATGACTGGTTGCAGATGGGGAGACTCATGGATATCACGGGTGATGTGGGTACGTACTACCTTGGGGTTGCGAGAACCGCCCGAGTTAGTGAAGCAGTTCTGGGTCAGCAATGGAACATCAGAGGTCACAGGAGTAGGCATTACCATGCACTTCATGACCGTATCCAGAATGAAAGGGTACCACTTGATGAACATGGTAGAGACGTGGTGCTTTGGAAGCATGATGAGAACACATATAAACCGCACTTCTCTTCTAGTAGAACTTGGGATCAAATACGGTGAAGAAGAATAAGTGGTATGGAGCAAGAGTGTTTGGTTTTCACAGGGCGTTCCTAGATACTCTTTTATTGTTTGGCTGGCAATAAAGGATCGACTATCAACTGGAGTGCGTATGAGGGCGTGGGGCATTCAGCAAGGTTGCTTGATGTGTGGAGAAAGGGATGAGTCGAGGACCATATCTTTTTTGCTTGTCCCTTTACTTTCACTGTCTGGAATAGACTTGCAGGACGGCTGTGTGGGCGACGGATCAATCCTGACTGGAGTCTTACTCTGCAATTTGTCACCAGAAACACTCTTAGCAGCTTGGACAAGATACTAGTCCAAATGCTTTTTCAGACATGCATCTATTACATGTGGAAGGAGAGGAACGATCGTAGACATCAGAAAGGTTATCACAGTACAGAGCAAGCTATCCGAATCATCGACAAGGCCATACGGAACCGAATCAGTTCTCTTCGATACAAACCTGATCATAAGCTAGCCGGGTTGATGCAGCGTTGGTTTGAGGTTTTTGATAACACATAGGTCTTTTCGAGCATTTTCTTTGTATAGCTCATA
This genomic interval from Brassica napus cultivar Da-Ae chromosome A6, Da-Ae, whole genome shotgun sequence contains the following:
- the LOC125609943 gene encoding uncharacterized protein LOC125609943 — translated: MSMFCLCACVLVLEEERSKQGETRTNDDGDDRNLKRNGDITGLVFDAAVLVDVYVYTFMMGRLMDITGDVGTYYLGVARTARVSEAVLGQQWNIRGHRSRHYHALHDRIQNERVPLDEHGRDVGVPRYSFIVWLAIKDRLSTGVRMRAWGIQQGRLCGRRINPDWSLTLQFVTRNTLSSLDKILVQMLFQTCIYYMWKERNDRRHQKGYHSTEQAIRIIDKAIRNRISSLRYKPDHKLAGLMQRWFEVFDNT